The Leptospira sp. WS39.C2 genome contains a region encoding:
- a CDS encoding sodium-dependent bicarbonate transport family permease, giving the protein MDFHNALNNILNPPVLFFFLGMGVVFFKSDLRITEGVSKFLSLYLLFSIGFKGGHELFKSPFAEEHLLTLIACMFMACFVPVYSYFIFRFKLDHANSAALAGSFGSISAVTFVTAGAFLHSYGFEYQGFIVAGMALMESPAIVIAVIIDRLGKKKQSGNPSEKIQWKQLLHEAFFSSSVYILIGALLVGYLSGESGWNTTKPFTEDIFKGLLTFFLLDKGIDAAKQMRELKKVGFFLVGSTLIIMFINVVIAIFLTKIIQMPVGDALMFVVLCASASYIAVPAAMKDSIPEASPSIYLTVALSIVFPINIIVGIPVYFYLLKNFMGNN; this is encoded by the coding sequence ATGGATTTCCACAACGCTCTGAACAACATTCTCAACCCACCTGTCTTATTTTTCTTCTTAGGAATGGGTGTGGTCTTTTTTAAATCAGATTTACGAATTACGGAAGGGGTTTCAAAATTCCTATCGTTATACTTACTTTTTTCGATTGGCTTCAAAGGTGGGCATGAACTTTTTAAGTCGCCTTTCGCCGAGGAACACCTGCTAACCTTAATTGCATGTATGTTTATGGCCTGTTTTGTTCCAGTGTATTCTTACTTTATCTTTCGGTTTAAACTGGACCACGCTAACTCAGCTGCTCTTGCAGGAAGTTTTGGTTCCATCAGTGCAGTTACGTTTGTAACTGCAGGAGCGTTTTTACACAGTTATGGATTTGAATACCAAGGATTTATCGTCGCAGGGATGGCACTTATGGAATCTCCTGCTATCGTCATTGCTGTGATCATCGACAGGTTAGGTAAAAAGAAACAAAGCGGAAACCCTTCGGAAAAAATACAATGGAAACAGCTGTTACATGAGGCTTTTTTTAGTTCCTCTGTATATATCTTAATTGGAGCTTTACTCGTTGGTTATCTTTCTGGTGAATCAGGATGGAATACAACCAAACCATTTACCGAAGATATTTTTAAGGGACTCCTCACATTTTTCCTCTTGGACAAAGGGATTGATGCTGCCAAACAAATGCGTGAGTTAAAAAAAGTTGGTTTCTTTTTAGTGGGTTCCACTCTTATCATCATGTTCATCAATGTGGTTATAGCCATATTTTTAACAAAAATCATCCAAATGCCAGTTGGGGATGCTTTGATGTTTGTTGTCCTCTGTGCGTCAGCCTCATACATTGCTGTACCTGCTGCGATGAAGGATTCTATTCCTGAAGCAAGTCCTAGTATTTATCTAACTGTTGCTTTATCTATCGTTTTCCCGATCAATATAATTGTTGGGATCCCTGTTTATTTTTATTTACTAAAGAACTTTATGGGTAACAACTAG
- a CDS encoding YgcG family protein: protein MSRILVFFFFVIPVFLSAKDVPILKTRVLDETWTLHTDFVSALEKQLKDHEKKTSNQIVVYLTPSLEGENIEEYSIRVAEAWKLGQKGKDNGVLLLIAKDDRKLKIEVGYGLEGNLTDILCRHIIENEIKPYFKKGEFDKGIQNGVNRIMSAIEGEYQMPVPKDYSHLGPLSFLGELSYGSEHMPIGLKIFLSIFIVVVLGIFTYFATITPYIGWFVYFFLFPFWTLFPTAIHGANVGSAVFLTYAIGIGLYKLYLLITPQGRKRMKRYGVSIGSGNGSGSRSSGWSSSGSSGSFRGGGGSFGGGGSSGSW from the coding sequence ATGAGCAGAATATTGGTTTTTTTCTTTTTTGTTATCCCTGTTTTCCTTTCTGCAAAAGATGTCCCAATACTGAAAACTCGAGTGTTGGATGAAACTTGGACACTCCATACTGATTTTGTTTCCGCATTAGAAAAACAATTAAAAGACCATGAAAAGAAAACTTCGAATCAAATCGTAGTTTATCTCACTCCTTCTTTGGAAGGTGAAAATATCGAAGAATACTCAATTCGTGTAGCAGAAGCTTGGAAACTGGGACAAAAAGGAAAAGACAATGGAGTTCTGTTACTCATTGCAAAAGATGATCGCAAATTAAAAATTGAAGTTGGTTATGGTTTAGAAGGAAATCTAACAGATATTTTGTGTCGCCATATCATAGAAAATGAAATCAAACCTTATTTCAAAAAAGGTGAGTTTGATAAAGGAATTCAAAATGGAGTGAATCGTATCATGAGTGCCATTGAAGGAGAATACCAAATGCCTGTTCCAAAAGACTATTCGCATTTGGGTCCACTTTCGTTTTTAGGGGAATTGTCCTATGGAAGTGAACACATGCCCATTGGACTCAAAATATTTTTATCCATTTTTATCGTTGTAGTTCTTGGAATTTTTACATACTTTGCTACCATCACACCATATATAGGTTGGTTTGTTTATTTTTTCTTATTTCCCTTTTGGACTTTGTTTCCTACTGCCATTCACGGAGCCAATGTAGGTTCTGCTGTTTTTTTGACTTATGCAATAGGGATTGGTCTTTATAAACTTTATCTATTAATCACGCCACAAGGAAGAAAGCGGATGAAACGATATGGTGTCTCAATAGGATCAGGTAATGGAAGCGGTAGTCGGAGTAGTGGTTGGTCAAGTAGTGGAAGTTCTGGTAGCTTTCGTGGTGGTGGAGGGAGTTTTGGCGGTGGTGGAAGTTCAGGAAGTTGGTAA
- a CDS encoding SulP family inorganic anion transporter, which translates to MNNEKPKDWLPGLKENWRSDILSGFVVFLIALPLCLGISLASGAPPMAGIFSGIVGGLIVSLFSGSHLTINGPAAGLIAVVLNSIFVLGGGDPKLGFEITLAAIVIAGAIQIVLGLVKAGNLTVYFPISVVHGMMAAIGIIIISKQFYVALGITPNAKTILGLLLEIPSSVVNVNPEVAIIGISAIVIISILTKIKNPMLKKLPAPLVAVLVGIVLGFVFDLADEHAYTLLDHTYKIGPEKLVNLPNHIYDGLSFPNFSRWKDGIFWVMVITIALIASIESLLTATAVDNTDPYRRKSNMDQELVAKGVGNFFLGWIGGLPIIAEVVRSSANMENGAKTRWSNFFHGMFLLLFILLLPGLIHRIPLASLAGILIMVGLRLASPHVFQETYKKGWDQIVIFLVTVVITIVEDLLVGVLCGIITAILIQIYFGVKIRYIFVADITKVSNGKVHTLSVRHALLFSNMISLKLLLRKIAPGERIDLKFDENVKMIGFSAIEFLQSFKRDYEERGGQVNLIGFDELKPVSAYYGATRIQK; encoded by the coding sequence ATGAACAATGAAAAACCAAAAGATTGGTTACCCGGTTTAAAAGAAAACTGGAGGTCGGACATTTTGTCCGGATTTGTTGTCTTTCTCATTGCCTTACCACTTTGTTTGGGAATTTCTTTGGCATCTGGTGCACCACCGATGGCTGGAATTTTTTCTGGGATCGTTGGTGGACTAATTGTATCGCTTTTTAGCGGATCTCACCTTACGATTAACGGTCCTGCAGCAGGACTTATTGCTGTAGTTCTCAATTCAATTTTTGTTTTAGGTGGTGGGGATCCAAAATTGGGCTTTGAAATCACCCTTGCTGCAATCGTCATTGCAGGTGCCATTCAAATTGTTTTAGGATTAGTAAAAGCTGGTAACTTAACAGTTTATTTTCCAATATCTGTGGTTCATGGGATGATGGCCGCGATTGGTATCATCATCATTTCAAAACAGTTTTATGTGGCTCTCGGCATCACACCCAATGCAAAAACTATTTTAGGATTATTATTAGAAATACCATCGAGTGTCGTAAATGTAAATCCTGAAGTTGCAATCATTGGTATTTCTGCCATTGTGATCATATCTATACTCACGAAAATTAAAAACCCAATGTTGAAAAAATTACCCGCGCCACTTGTAGCCGTGTTAGTTGGTATAGTATTAGGGTTCGTTTTTGACTTAGCTGATGAACATGCTTATACTTTATTAGATCATACATATAAAATTGGTCCTGAAAAATTGGTAAATTTACCAAATCATATTTATGATGGTTTGAGTTTTCCAAATTTTTCCCGTTGGAAAGATGGAATTTTTTGGGTAATGGTGATCACGATCGCTCTCATCGCAAGTATAGAATCTTTACTAACAGCAACAGCAGTAGACAACACTGACCCATACCGAAGAAAATCAAACATGGATCAGGAACTCGTTGCAAAAGGAGTCGGCAATTTCTTTTTAGGATGGATCGGTGGGCTTCCTATCATTGCTGAAGTAGTTCGGTCATCTGCCAATATGGAAAATGGTGCCAAAACAAGATGGTCCAATTTCTTTCATGGTATGTTTTTGTTGTTATTTATTTTATTACTGCCAGGCCTAATCCATCGAATTCCCTTAGCATCACTTGCTGGGATATTGATTATGGTTGGGTTACGATTGGCTTCTCCCCATGTATTCCAGGAAACATATAAAAAGGGTTGGGATCAAATTGTTATCTTTTTAGTAACAGTAGTAATTACGATCGTTGAAGATTTATTAGTTGGAGTTTTGTGCGGTATCATCACAGCTATCCTCATCCAAATATACTTTGGTGTAAAAATCCGTTATATATTTGTAGCTGATATCACAAAAGTATCAAATGGTAAAGTCCATACATTAAGTGTGAGACATGCATTACTATTCTCGAATATGATTTCACTTAAGTTGTTATTACGTAAAATTGCTCCTGGAGAAAGGATTGATTTGAAATTTGACGAAAATGTGAAGATGATTGGTTTTTCTGCAATTGAATTCTTACAAAGTTTTAAACGTGATTATGAAGAACGAGGAGGACAGGTTAATTTGATTGGATTCGATGAATTAAAACCTGTCTCTGCTTATTACGGGGCAACTCGCATCCAAAAGTAG
- a CDS encoding alginate export family protein — MFKNKTRVRFILLLLLFPISTAFAEPTEDLNSQKQMETKPYSSPMKEKGLDPEFNRHMFVEPTLSKHSATSSQFWLNDVLRFGLYLRPRQESRYNLDFNASDKGYVDRTLQTSSLYFLFDPSPYVQAKVTLQDSRVWGGESPASSGDIRANFFSNSADLYTRNQTNAVSLNQTGVREAFFLLNKLPFQSKLQVGRQIWSYGDQRMIGGGNWTVNGLSFDGVRLMFNYETVKIHFLMARPYWTQSGPNGVASANDPKLNSAANGTDTTLLGTYNSFTIPDWVTLDLYSLGVVRKWKKNPTNPITGLPETSLDDPLASNRSRQNQNLITGGFRLTNRTKANFLPEGKSWDFTWESAFQSGTSGRRIQDPYLKEYLPNEWDNARTEREKYTGQMHVFQTGYTFFKKLRFGGQVLYASGDKNRSDASISTFQSLANPRFGVIPYFNSVAGISENINAQNLLSKSVSVSYTSDSYGEFQITYFQNDKAEKQDAWYAISGASNSVSTISERNPYPVSSDKGSTENYSNNSYSSPYALGKRIYTEVDLTWHGQLNDFVSLWLGVGYLQAGDAVKNYRNTKIQYNSTTQSFEWNQNYLQGKNQLAKEAYMAYAQINAAF; from the coding sequence ATGTTCAAAAATAAAACCAGAGTTAGATTTATTCTATTACTTTTGTTGTTTCCCATTTCTACTGCGTTTGCGGAACCCACAGAAGATTTAAATTCCCAAAAACAAATGGAAACCAAACCTTATTCCTCACCTATGAAAGAAAAAGGTTTGGATCCAGAATTCAATCGCCACATGTTTGTGGAACCAACTCTTTCCAAACATTCGGCAACTTCTTCTCAGTTTTGGCTGAATGATGTGTTACGTTTTGGATTGTACCTCCGCCCAAGACAGGAAAGTCGATACAATTTAGATTTTAACGCTTCAGACAAAGGTTATGTTGATCGAACCTTACAAACTTCCTCTCTCTATTTTCTTTTTGATCCAAGTCCTTATGTCCAAGCAAAAGTCACATTACAAGATTCGAGAGTTTGGGGAGGTGAATCGCCAGCTTCCTCAGGTGATATCCGGGCAAATTTTTTCAGTAACTCCGCTGATTTATACACTAGAAACCAAACAAATGCAGTATCTCTCAACCAAACTGGCGTTAGGGAAGCATTTTTCTTACTAAACAAACTCCCCTTTCAATCCAAATTACAAGTGGGTCGTCAAATTTGGAGTTATGGTGACCAAAGGATGATAGGTGGTGGGAATTGGACTGTGAACGGCCTTTCTTTTGATGGTGTAAGGCTTATGTTTAATTATGAAACTGTAAAAATTCATTTTTTAATGGCTAGGCCATATTGGACTCAAAGTGGACCGAATGGAGTTGCATCCGCCAATGATCCCAAGTTGAACTCTGCGGCAAATGGCACCGACACAACTCTTCTTGGAACTTACAATAGTTTTACGATCCCTGATTGGGTCACTTTAGATTTATATAGTTTAGGTGTTGTAAGAAAGTGGAAAAAAAATCCAACCAATCCAATCACGGGGTTACCTGAAACTTCACTAGACGACCCACTTGCTTCGAATCGTAGCCGACAAAACCAAAACTTAATCACCGGTGGATTTCGACTCACAAATCGTACAAAAGCAAATTTTTTACCAGAAGGCAAATCCTGGGATTTCACTTGGGAATCTGCCTTCCAATCGGGGACTTCTGGTAGAAGGATTCAAGACCCATATCTAAAAGAATATTTGCCAAATGAATGGGACAATGCCCGAACGGAAAGGGAAAAATACACAGGACAAATGCATGTATTCCAAACTGGGTATACTTTTTTCAAAAAACTTAGGTTTGGTGGCCAGGTATTATATGCATCTGGTGACAAAAATAGATCTGATGCCTCTATCTCTACCTTCCAATCCTTGGCCAATCCAAGATTTGGAGTGATCCCATATTTTAATAGTGTGGCTGGAATTTCTGAAAATATAAACGCACAAAATTTATTATCAAAGTCTGTAAGTGTCAGTTATACATCAGATTCTTATGGTGAATTTCAAATCACTTACTTTCAAAATGATAAGGCAGAAAAACAAGACGCTTGGTATGCGATCAGTGGTGCCAGTAACTCTGTATCTACGATTAGCGAAAGAAATCCATACCCGGTTTCATCTGATAAGGGGAGTACAGAAAACTATTCGAATAACTCGTATTCGTCGCCTTATGCATTAGGCAAAAGAATTTATACTGAAGTGGATCTCACTTGGCATGGCCAGTTAAATGATTTTGTATCTCTTTGGCTTGGTGTAGGATATTTACAAGCAGGTGATGCCGTAAAAAATTATCGAAATACCAAAATCCAATACAATTCCACTACACAGTCCTTTGAATGGAACCAAAACTACTTACAAGGCAAAAACCAATTAGCCAAAGAAGCTTATATGGCCTATGCCCAAATCAACGCTGCATTTTAG
- a CDS encoding helix-turn-helix domain-containing protein: protein MHTFLRVSLSVALFLLVEGCLWKPEAFYGRNISKDVEFLAPQKGVVPTNCDHQSIQTLKHFHWVKNHSEDALRNKWEPQGQWLHFQMKNDLEVISDFSVLIQWINIPSAEMCSENQKGEINDTYSGYIWENWLGVLSPFPHFNVSLEPGESRDFYIFLYANENLNFPIRTISNSSYRFIVLFRFLTFLFFLMVGIVSIGWALSEFIKSKEKVYLSILLHFLMFFLLVYSVHGKELTSVFGNGNPLLRHSYYLFLSINHLIFFLYLFSFVKFTNETLRNPKLFWVSAFSGTLYTLIPFFPRVYEYRIFFVLTIFGFAAYFLRNTHQLLFTNKTGEERGYFWGWVLFLFLVFLKTLFHFDFYPYQPFFIYASVFYLPVLTVGSFLFLRNYEKRDTTKTRFRTITNKIDTKEFKLKLETLLESEKVYLNENCNEEMIATKLGLTYHQLSELINVEYNLNFPTVLNHYRIKEAKQILVEKPELNVAEVGKMAGFGSRSAFYLEFKKQSGMNPNQFRKSTSYTKENK from the coding sequence ATGCACACGTTCCTTCGGGTTTCCCTTTCCGTAGCACTCTTTTTGCTTGTGGAGGGTTGTCTTTGGAAGCCAGAAGCGTTTTATGGGCGCAATATCAGCAAAGATGTGGAATTTTTGGCCCCACAAAAAGGGGTCGTTCCGACCAATTGTGACCACCAATCCATCCAAACTTTGAAACATTTCCACTGGGTGAAAAACCATAGTGAGGATGCTCTCCGAAACAAGTGGGAACCCCAAGGGCAGTGGCTTCATTTTCAAATGAAAAACGATCTTGAGGTGATTTCCGATTTTAGTGTCCTCATCCAGTGGATCAATATTCCTTCCGCTGAAATGTGTTCTGAAAACCAGAAAGGTGAGATCAATGATACTTACAGCGGTTATATTTGGGAAAATTGGTTAGGAGTATTATCACCCTTTCCCCATTTTAATGTTTCATTAGAACCTGGAGAATCCAGGGACTTCTACATCTTTTTGTATGCGAATGAAAATCTAAATTTTCCAATTAGGACGATATCAAATTCCAGTTATCGATTCATCGTTTTATTCCGATTCTTAACATTTTTATTTTTTTTAATGGTGGGAATTGTTTCGATTGGATGGGCCCTTTCCGAGTTTATTAAATCAAAGGAAAAAGTTTACTTATCAATCCTCTTACACTTTCTAATGTTTTTTTTATTAGTTTATTCCGTTCATGGAAAAGAACTAACATCTGTTTTTGGTAATGGAAATCCTCTGCTTCGGCATTCCTACTATTTGTTTTTATCTATCAACCATTTGATTTTCTTTTTATACTTATTTAGTTTTGTAAAATTTACAAATGAAACTTTAAGGAATCCAAAGCTTTTTTGGGTTTCTGCTTTTTCCGGAACTTTATATACTCTCATTCCATTTTTTCCAAGAGTTTATGAATACCGAATCTTTTTTGTGTTAACGATATTTGGTTTTGCTGCTTATTTTCTAAGGAACACTCACCAATTACTTTTTACAAATAAAACTGGGGAAGAACGAGGGTATTTTTGGGGATGGGTACTGTTTTTGTTTTTAGTGTTTTTAAAAACATTATTTCATTTTGATTTTTATCCATACCAACCATTTTTTATTTACGCATCTGTGTTTTACCTACCGGTTTTGACTGTGGGAAGTTTTTTATTTTTAAGGAATTATGAAAAACGAGACACAACAAAAACTAGGTTTCGAACAATTACCAATAAAATTGATACCAAAGAGTTTAAATTAAAATTGGAAACATTGCTTGAATCAGAAAAAGTATATTTAAATGAGAATTGTAACGAGGAAATGATCGCAACAAAACTTGGTTTAACTTACCACCAATTGAGTGAACTGATTAATGTTGAATACAATTTGAACTTTCCAACGGTTTTAAATCATTATCGAATCAAAGAAGCAAAACAAATCTTAGTAGAAAAACCTGAGTTAAACGTCGCAGAAGTTGGGAAAATGGCAGGTTTCGGCTCGCGATCCGCTTTTTATTTGGAATTCAAAAAACAATCAGGAATGAATCCAAATCAATTTAGAAAATCAACGTCATATACAAAAGAAAATAAATAG
- a CDS encoding lysophospholipid acyltransferase family protein, with amino-acid sequence MFYYVGRSIGFVLMWIVVKPMRLKYGNKKVEIQNDYILRQLNGKSMILISNHIKPRNKFLKIITMPYDAFVIRGVLKRYGIYTTALTSYDSGMGNKGKKSKWLKRKEQMVKGIVKSIDLIPLNRNESDPVTIKDFQRRIKKGNLGIGIFPEGSWYRGFRKSRKLFPGMVVLSKRYNLPIVPLYLDAYNLNKPIRLSVGNPVWQVNDNNEVMDFIKTELFRLNQIGKNKIKQTEVVGEILEENDEGMEISPTVG; translated from the coding sequence ATGTTTTATTATGTCGGAAGGTCTATTGGATTTGTATTGATGTGGATTGTGGTAAAACCCATGCGATTGAAATATGGAAACAAAAAAGTAGAAATTCAAAACGACTACATCTTACGCCAGTTAAATGGCAAATCCATGATTCTCATTTCGAATCATATCAAACCAAGAAATAAATTTTTAAAAATCATCACCATGCCTTATGATGCTTTTGTGATCCGAGGTGTTCTCAAAAGATATGGAATTTATACTACAGCTTTAACGAGTTATGATTCTGGAATGGGAAATAAAGGCAAAAAGTCAAAATGGCTGAAAAGAAAAGAACAAATGGTCAAGGGAATAGTGAAATCAATTGACCTCATTCCACTCAATCGAAACGAATCTGATCCAGTGACCATTAAAGATTTTCAAAGAAGGATCAAAAAAGGAAATTTAGGAATTGGAATTTTCCCCGAAGGATCTTGGTACCGAGGATTTCGTAAGTCACGAAAACTATTTCCAGGAATGGTGGTCCTTAGCAAACGTTATAATTTGCCAATTGTACCTTTATATCTTGATGCATACAATTTAAACAAACCCATTCGATTATCAGTGGGAAATCCTGTATGGCAAGTGAATGACAACAACGAAGTTATGGACTTCATCAAAACAGAACTTTTTCGATTGAATCAAATTGGAAAAAATAAGATCAAACAAACGGAAGTTGTAGGAGAAATATTGGAAGAAAACGACGAAGGGATGGAAATTTCACCTACTGTTGGTTAG
- a CDS encoding TetR/AcrR family transcriptional regulator — translation MLEAHHKQRRIRNSLSREEIRDVSLLILKEEGLDGLSMRKIANRLGCSVASPYSYYESQIDLVQDLIKTGEDELLSMLKKASADVKTGSAFDQLAAIARSYFHFASNNRELHKVMFVTDYGGVHRKAFPQLPKSYRFFLETVRIGFDSGEIPYPKNEYPAIARMMWSWMYGVIVLDMTGMLRKRKGAGNPIEEGISYFKKLLNKV, via the coding sequence ATGTTGGAAGCCCATCACAAACAAAGAAGGATTCGAAATAGCCTCTCCCGAGAGGAAATTCGCGATGTATCCCTCCTCATTCTAAAAGAAGAAGGATTGGATGGACTTTCCATGCGTAAAATTGCCAACCGGCTTGGATGTAGTGTGGCAAGCCCATATTCCTATTATGAAAGCCAAATTGATCTCGTCCAAGATTTAATCAAAACAGGCGAAGACGAACTTCTTTCAATGTTAAAAAAAGCCAGTGCAGATGTGAAAACAGGTTCTGCCTTCGACCAATTGGCCGCCATCGCTCGATCTTATTTCCACTTTGCCAGTAACAACCGAGAACTACACAAAGTTATGTTTGTTACCGATTATGGTGGAGTTCACAGAAAGGCATTCCCCCAACTTCCAAAAAGTTATCGTTTCTTTTTAGAAACGGTGCGCATTGGTTTTGATTCTGGTGAAATTCCCTATCCCAAAAATGAATACCCTGCCATCGCCCGTATGATGTGGAGTTGGATGTATGGTGTGATTGTTTTGGATATGACAGGAATGCTCCGAAAAAGAAAAGGAGCAGGAAATCCCATTGAAGAAGGGATTTCCTATTTTAAAAAGTTATTAAACAAAGTATAA
- a CDS encoding LIC_13355 family lipoprotein — protein MKSIRIYSLFLFAYLWVFSCKEAASSDNESLLALLPLLGASANANLCPKSSTLPSDIFLANTVESASANISGFSDSKKAVNGVCGSGELAGSLDVYALDITGAGASLVLSWGGRTVKNVSDSIDFIVYDNSFRISGETNTYAMDPSVIQVSLDGTKYCGFNPSYTAGNINLLTSWQKFGGLRPVYYNMTTNPLSNEDLFSDAGGGFLLGGGDGFDLDDLDPNDQNGISCDATAVSDIQTNGFKFIKITSASAVRNYADGTNKFPWPPGSYNGSDIDGVVARELQ, from the coding sequence ATGAAATCAATACGAATTTACTCCCTTTTTCTTTTCGCATATTTGTGGGTATTTTCCTGTAAAGAAGCTGCATCTTCAGATAACGAATCTTTGTTGGCACTGCTACCTCTCCTTGGAGCAAGTGCCAATGCTAACCTCTGCCCCAAATCCTCTACTCTCCCTTCCGACATTTTTCTAGCGAATACGGTTGAGAGTGCCTCGGCCAATATTTCGGGATTTTCGGATTCGAAAAAAGCAGTCAATGGTGTTTGTGGTTCGGGTGAACTTGCTGGATCTTTGGATGTGTATGCACTCGACATTACGGGAGCTGGTGCTTCGCTTGTTCTCAGTTGGGGTGGCCGTACTGTAAAAAACGTTTCTGACTCGATCGACTTTATCGTGTATGACAATAGTTTTCGAATTTCAGGGGAAACCAATACCTACGCCATGGATCCTTCCGTGATTCAAGTATCCCTTGATGGAACAAAATATTGTGGTTTTAATCCGAGTTATACGGCTGGAAATATCAATTTATTAACCAGCTGGCAAAAGTTTGGCGGACTAAGGCCAGTTTATTATAATATGACCACCAATCCTTTGTCAAACGAGGATTTATTCAGTGATGCTGGAGGTGGCTTTTTATTGGGCGGTGGAGACGGATTTGATTTGGATGACCTTGATCCAAATGACCAAAATGGAATAAGTTGTGATGCAACCGCTGTAAGTGACATCCAAACAAATGGATTTAAATTTATCAAAATCACTTCCGCCAGTGCAGTCAGAAACTATGCGGATGGCACAAACAAATTCCCTTGGCCACCAGGAAGTTATAATGGGAGTGATATTGATGGAGTTGTTGCCCGCGAATTACAATAA
- a CDS encoding TolC family protein — translation MDLVIFAETSKPIQLKDLWQKAIQFNPEYLSFKADYEKAFYENEKSYAGYLPTVNVLASARQSSANFSGSGTVNDPLISGSASGNSTQNQQTTTGESRPTAVNRYSVGLSTNQNLFSGFRDKSGIEKTEALLQAAKQTLNDSRLKICFELKSAYSQALYAKELHQLSLKIRERRIKNRDLVKLRYEVGREHKGSFLLSESFVKQSEYEVSFAERLFQTNWREIERVIATPIEVSLDSTLVYEPIIEKKFSEKEKSNLLEAHPSIMAEQSKVRAAQANIGVAEAGFYPDLNLSATVTRQDDVWLPKPRNYSFGINLTYPLFNGGRDYYNVKIAKTEYEKSIHTRDSKKNLLSFSLEQSYLNFKNASEQLLVLTEFYKASEIRATIARSQYSNGLISFENWDIIENDLINREKNLLVGKRDLSLAEATYLRNLGKCFDEE, via the coding sequence TTGGATCTTGTAATTTTCGCCGAGACAAGCAAACCAATCCAATTAAAGGATTTATGGCAAAAAGCAATTCAGTTCAATCCAGAATATTTATCTTTCAAAGCTGATTATGAAAAAGCATTCTATGAAAACGAAAAAAGTTATGCGGGATATTTACCAACAGTGAATGTTCTGGCATCAGCTAGGCAATCATCTGCTAACTTTAGTGGATCTGGTACCGTAAACGATCCTTTAATCAGTGGAAGTGCTAGTGGAAATTCTACCCAAAACCAACAAACAACTACTGGGGAATCAAGGCCTACTGCTGTGAATCGTTATTCCGTTGGACTAAGTACAAATCAAAATCTATTTTCAGGATTTAGAGATAAAAGTGGAATTGAAAAAACAGAAGCATTGCTTCAAGCAGCAAAACAAACATTAAATGACTCTAGGCTAAAGATTTGTTTTGAATTAAAATCAGCCTATTCGCAAGCACTATATGCAAAAGAATTACACCAATTGTCTTTAAAAATTAGAGAGCGACGGATCAAAAACCGCGATTTAGTAAAATTGCGTTATGAAGTTGGTCGTGAACATAAAGGGAGTTTTTTATTAAGTGAATCATTTGTAAAACAATCAGAATATGAAGTTTCATTTGCTGAAAGATTATTTCAAACCAATTGGAGAGAAATCGAAAGGGTAATTGCAACACCGATCGAAGTATCATTAGATTCAACATTGGTTTATGAACCAATCATCGAGAAAAAGTTTTCTGAAAAAGAAAAATCAAATTTATTGGAAGCCCATCCTTCGATTATGGCGGAACAATCGAAAGTTCGTGCTGCTCAAGCAAATATTGGTGTAGCAGAGGCTGGATTTTATCCTGATTTGAATCTCAGTGCAACAGTTACTAGACAAGATGATGTTTGGTTACCAAAACCAAGAAATTATAGTTTTGGAATCAATTTAACCTATCCTTTGTTTAATGGAGGACGGGATTATTATAATGTAAAAATTGCAAAAACAGAGTATGAAAAATCAATCCATACTCGAGATTCGAAAAAGAATTTACTATCCTTTTCATTGGAACAATCTTATCTTAATTTTAAAAATGCATCGGAACAACTTTTGGTTTTAACAGAATTTTATAAAGCATCAGAAATTAGAGCTACAATAGCAAGATCTCAGTATTCCAATGGTCTTATCAGTTTTGAAAACTGGGATATCATCGAAAATGATTT